The following nucleotide sequence is from Sesamum indicum cultivar Zhongzhi No. 13 unplaced genomic scaffold, S_indicum_v1.0 C01246, whole genome shotgun sequence.
CCTGCCATTTCATCTACTTGGGCAAAATGCACATTGATAGGATCCTGAGGTACTTTGTGTTGGACCATTCGTAATGCCTCTAGCAATTCTGACATCAAGGTGTTATTAGCGTCAGAATTCCCAGGTTTATCCAATCCACTACCTTCTCCACTGGTTGCTGCATATGCTCTTCCTGCACTGCCGTGTTTTCTTCGCGATTCGTGTAGCTCCTTATACCAATCAGGAAAGCCGTGAAGTCTGAAGCAATTTTCCTTGTTGTGTCCAGTTTTATTGCAGTGTTCGCAAAGGAGATTGCGTTTATCTATAGGTCCCTTGCGTCGCATGAATTGTCGAGATCCTATGTTAGGTGCAGAGTACCTTTGCTCATATGCTTTCATGGCCGAACCTTCTCCTATATCAGAATATTCTGAATTCACCATCCTTTGTCTCTCAACCCGTAGCACCATAGAATACGCCTTATTGAC
It contains:
- the LOC110011518 gene encoding uncharacterized protein LOC110011518; this encodes MSVTSYYTKLKQLWDELLCLMPPAMCSCGLCICGCNKIKAEQNDASQLMQFLMGLNDSYDNIRSQILVLEPLPLVNKAYSMVLRVERQRMVNSEYSDIGEGSAMKAYEQRYSAPNIGSRQFMRRKGPIDKRNLLCEHCNKTGHNKENCFRLHGFPDWYKELHESRRKHGSAGRAYAATSGEGSGLDKPGNSDANNTLMSELLEALRMVQHKVPQDPINVHFAQVDEMAGPEN